The Agrobacterium vitis genome has a segment encoding these proteins:
- a CDS encoding NAD(P)/FAD-dependent oxidoreductase codes for MSDHHVVVVGGGFGGLQLVHDLKGSGARITLIDRRNHHLFQPLLYQVATTILSTSEIAWPIRHLYSDRQEVSTLLSEVGGVDVAAKQVMLRSGASISYDTLVLATGATHAYFGHDEWEPVAPGLKTLEDATTIRRRLLLAFEQAETTSDPAMREALLTFTIVGAGPTGVELAGIIAELAHKTLPKEFRVIDTRRTKVILVEAGQRVLPSFAPELSAYAQGVLENLGVEVRLGQPVTQCSSEGVQIGEQFTPSRTIVWAAGVQASAAARWLSVPADRAGRVVVGKDLTAPEMPDVFVIGDTASVIQGNNTPVPGIAPAAKQQGAYVAKVIKARLKGKPAPAPFHYRHQGSLATIGQSAAIVDFGKVKLTGSLAWWIWGLAHIYFLIGTRSRLAVAWSWLWIYLSGQHSARLITQKETMRDEGQAKK; via the coding sequence ATGAGTGATCATCACGTCGTGGTTGTTGGTGGCGGCTTTGGCGGGCTTCAGCTGGTCCATGATCTCAAAGGCAGCGGAGCGCGGATAACGCTGATTGATCGGCGAAACCATCATCTTTTCCAACCTCTTCTCTATCAGGTTGCAACAACCATTCTGTCCACGTCGGAAATCGCCTGGCCCATTCGCCATCTCTATAGCGACCGGCAGGAGGTTTCGACATTGCTGAGTGAAGTCGGTGGCGTCGATGTCGCTGCAAAGCAGGTCATGTTACGCAGTGGGGCATCCATATCCTACGACACGCTTGTTCTGGCCACCGGAGCGACCCATGCCTATTTCGGACACGATGAATGGGAGCCTGTGGCACCGGGCCTGAAGACGCTGGAGGATGCCACGACAATTCGCCGCCGCCTTCTTCTTGCCTTCGAGCAGGCAGAAACCACCTCTGACCCGGCGATGCGTGAGGCGCTTCTGACCTTCACCATTGTTGGGGCCGGCCCAACAGGCGTCGAACTTGCCGGCATTATCGCCGAGCTGGCACACAAGACTCTCCCCAAGGAATTTCGCGTCATCGATACCCGCAGGACAAAGGTGATCCTGGTCGAGGCGGGCCAACGTGTGCTGCCAAGCTTTGCACCGGAACTGTCTGCCTATGCGCAAGGCGTGCTGGAAAACCTCGGTGTTGAGGTTCGTCTTGGACAGCCTGTTACACAGTGCTCAAGCGAGGGCGTTCAGATTGGTGAACAGTTCACTCCAAGCCGGACGATCGTCTGGGCGGCTGGTGTTCAGGCATCAGCAGCCGCGCGTTGGCTCAGTGTTCCCGCCGACAGGGCGGGCCGCGTGGTTGTAGGGAAGGACCTTACCGCGCCAGAAATGCCCGATGTCTTTGTGATCGGTGATACCGCGTCGGTTATCCAAGGCAATAACACGCCCGTGCCGGGTATTGCGCCTGCCGCCAAACAACAGGGCGCCTATGTCGCCAAAGTGATCAAGGCAAGACTGAAAGGCAAACCCGCTCCCGCGCCATTCCATTACCGGCATCAAGGGAGCCTTGCCACCATCGGCCAGAGCGCGGCCATCGTTGACTTTGGCAAGGTAAAGCTAACAGGTAGTCTCGCATGGTGGATATGGGGTCTCGCCCATATCTATTTTCTCATCGGCACGCGCTCAAGACTTGCGGTCGCCTGGAGCTGGTTGTGGATTTATCTCAGCGGCCAGCATAGTGCCCGCCTGATTACTCAAAAAGAGACGATGAGGGATGAAGGGCAGGCAAAAAAATAG